In Novipirellula galeiformis, the genomic window AATAATCACACCGTTGAAAGATCACATAGAATGCGAACGACGAGAGTGCAAAGACGAGAATGACGATTGGTAGATGAAAGTAATGCATGTTTGCCCCTATGCAGTGATGGATTGTCAGGAATGCCTAGACATCAATTCGTATGATGGATTGGACCCAGCATGCTCCCAATGCTTGTGCCGACAATGCCGCGACCAAAATCGACGGCCGCTCAATCAGCGTGCCGATATAGTCAGGTGCGAGGAAGTAAAGTCCAGCGAACGCGACAATGGGAAGCGCCATCAAGACGAACGCCTGCATTCGACCTTCGGCGGTCAAACAACGCACTCGCTGGTCAAATTGTTGTCGCTTGCGTAGCGTCACCGCCAAGTTCTCTAGCATGGTGACGATGTCACCCCCGCTACGTGATTGGACAATCAACGCGACCACAAAGATTTGTAGCTCCATGACCCCGCATCGTACCGCCATTTCACGCAGGCTCGATTCGCGACTGAGCCCGAGTCGTTGTTGATCACAACACAAGGCAAATTCCGTGGATACCGGAACGCTGAATGCTTCGGCGACCGTGCTCATCGCGGAGGGGACGGTTTGTCCCGACCGCACCGCACGTCCGAGAAATTGCAATACGGCGGGCAACTGTTTTGCCAATTGGTTGCGCCGCCGCCGCCGTTTGCACACCAAGTAGCAAATCGGCAGCAGGCATCCAAGGGGGACGAACACCATCGCATACGCGTTCAGGAAAAACGCTGCGACGAGTGAGACAAGGGCTCCACTGACCCCCGAGCGGATTGCGAACGAGCGAACCGACCACTCCGTCCCCGATTGTTCGAGCAATCGTTCCGCCATTTGTCCGATCGACGGTCGGCGATCGACTTCGGATGACCACGGTTCCGATTGTCGTTTGAAAATCGATTGGCTGCCATGAAATGGCTGCTTCGAAGTGAATTGGCGTAGTCGCGTCTTCAAGGTGGATGGGTAGCCGCATGCCCATTGCCAAACCATATGCAGCAGCAACAGAGCGGTAAGGATGCAGCCCGTTGCGACGGTGGACATCAGGATTGCGTTCATCGCATTTCTCCTTTCCAAACGCGGTCAATTCTCTCTTCCGGGTTAACGCCCATCGAGAACAGTTCGAGAGGCAAGTCCCATCCTTTTTGCTTCAGCTTTTCGACACATGCAGGGACGATTCCGCTCGACACGAACTGGCCGACGGGAACATGGTCGGCATTCACGCCGCTTGGCTGCCAAGTGAAAATGTCGTGCATGCTGACGTTTTCACCCAACATTCCCGTCACTTCAGAGATCTGAGTGACCTTGCGTTGGCCCGATTCCAAACGCGAGACTTGGAC contains:
- a CDS encoding type II secretion system F family protein, whose protein sequence is MNAILMSTVATGCILTALLLLHMVWQWACGYPSTLKTRLRQFTSKQPFHGSQSIFKRQSEPWSSEVDRRPSIGQMAERLLEQSGTEWSVRSFAIRSGVSGALVSLVAAFFLNAYAMVFVPLGCLLPICYLVCKRRRRRNQLAKQLPAVLQFLGRAVRSGQTVPSAMSTVAEAFSVPVSTEFALCCDQQRLGLSRESSLREMAVRCGVMELQIFVVALIVQSRSGGDIVTMLENLAVTLRKRQQFDQRVRCLTAEGRMQAFVLMALPIVAFAGLYFLAPDYIGTLIERPSILVAALSAQALGACWVQSIIRIDV